A region from the Medicago truncatula cultivar Jemalong A17 chromosome 6, MtrunA17r5.0-ANR, whole genome shotgun sequence genome encodes:
- the LOC120575849 gene encoding uncharacterized protein — MSDYNTDQDLSQIRPLSQMFHFQSEFATRLDQFMLHYKGAIIRSIRVKFPLCNEHRDVIDRLISKGIANGAKHIELLFSSETTNTTISIMPYRFSLILLLENDSVTYLHLQNCLIDKRRYFSGLKNLRTLVLQQVFVKKTLLKTLCSNCNHLVDLTLDGCKITSKLVINNPSLLRLNIANVGFYPRNLITIIASSLLSFEYSCLKEHVVHQMNIQAPMLSKFSFRGASFSKRIGLSGLTNVTTIKFDALLIDLSTNILPHLFSECPQLEVVTLKNCLFTSSTQITNSKLRHLIILDSVWVDDSPSDISIDALNLSSFEYTGYTTRIISFTAPRLSKVFWDTFRERE; from the coding sequence ATGTCCGACTATAACACAGATCAAGACTTGTCACAAATCCGTCCTCTCTCTCAAATGTTTCACTTTCAATCTGAATTTGCCACAAGATTGGATCAATTTATGCTCCATTATAAAGGTGCCATCATCCGTTCCATTCGAGTAAAATTTCCATTATGTAATGAACATAGGGATGTCATTGATAGATTGATCTCCAAAGGAATTGCTAATGGTGCCAAACATATTgaacttctcttctcttctgaAACAACTAATACTACTATTTCTATTATGCCATACAGATTTTCCCTTATTCTCTTACTTGAGAATGATTCTGTGACCTATTTGCACCTACAAAACTGCCTCATAGACAAACGCAGATACTTCTCTGgattaaaaaatttgagaaCTCTTGTGTTGCAACAAGTTTTTGTGAAGAAGACACTCCTTAAGACTTTGTGTTCAAATTGCAACCACCTTGTTGACCTCACCCTTGATGGTTGTAAAATCACTTCCAAGTTGGTAATAAACAACCCATCATTGCTTCGTTTGAACATTGCTAATGTTGGGTTTTACCCTCGAAATCTTATTACTATCATTGCCTCAAGTCTCTTGTCCTTTGAGTATTCTTGTCTTAAAGAACATGTAGTACACCAAATGAACATTCAAGCTCCTATGTTATCCAAGTTTAGCTTTAGAGGTGCTTCGTTTTCAAAGCGTATAGGGTTATCTGGATTGACGAACGTAACAACAATTAAGTTTGATGCATTACTAATTGATCTATCCACAAACATCTTGCCTCATTTGTTTTCTGAATGTCCTCAACTTGAAGTTGTCACTCTTAAGAACTGCTTGTTCACAAGTTCAACACAAATTACCAATTCGAAGTTACGTCATTTGATCATACTTGATAGTGTTTGGGTGGATGACTCTCCTTCTGATATATCTATTGATGCATTAAATCTTTCATCCTTTGAATATACTGGATACACCACAAGGATAATTTCTTTTACGGCTCCAAGGTTATCGAAGGTTTTCTGGGATACATTCAGAGAGAGAGAATAG